Proteins from one Kiritimatiellia bacterium genomic window:
- a CDS encoding FAD-dependent oxidoreductase — protein MQSHPSETSLIDIRNSVAVIGAGIAGAIVARRLADRGHEVRVFDKGRGVGGRMSTRREGDCAFDHGCQFFTVRDDRFRSYVEAWQDAGWVSPWRHRLAHCDRGSITMARDETVRFVGVPGMNAMIKGMLSDIPVHLATRVRSIREGDAGWQLESDDGPIPDSFDWVIVTAPSAQAAELLAPSPRLQAKAASVRMQPCWAVMAMFDFEMDAPFEAAFVQNSPLVWIANGGSKPGRAAHEAWVLHASPGWSRSHLEEKPERVIAALLDAFYEALGTKPVAPSIALAHRWRYAAPENPLDIGFLWDEDLGLGAAGDWCLNARVENAFLSGFLLADHLLAGQSGAVQ, from the coding sequence CGCTATCGTCGCGCGTCGGCTTGCCGACCGGGGCCACGAGGTCAGGGTTTTCGACAAAGGACGCGGCGTGGGCGGGCGAATGTCCACCCGACGAGAGGGCGACTGCGCCTTCGACCACGGATGCCAGTTCTTTACTGTGCGGGATGATCGATTCCGAAGCTATGTCGAAGCTTGGCAGGACGCGGGCTGGGTAAGCCCGTGGCGGCATCGGCTCGCGCATTGCGACCGGGGCAGCATCACGATGGCTCGGGATGAGACCGTCCGCTTTGTGGGCGTTCCCGGCATGAATGCCATGATCAAAGGGATGCTCTCCGATATTCCCGTCCACTTGGCCACACGGGTTCGGTCAATTCGAGAAGGAGATGCAGGCTGGCAGTTGGAGTCAGACGACGGGCCGATCCCCGATTCATTCGACTGGGTCATCGTTACTGCGCCGTCGGCGCAGGCCGCCGAGCTGTTGGCGCCTTCGCCGCGTCTCCAGGCGAAGGCTGCATCTGTTCGGATGCAGCCCTGCTGGGCCGTCATGGCGATGTTTGACTTCGAAATGGACGCCCCGTTCGAGGCCGCATTCGTGCAAAACAGCCCGCTGGTTTGGATTGCCAACGGCGGTAGCAAACCCGGGCGCGCCGCCCATGAAGCGTGGGTCTTGCACGCCTCGCCGGGCTGGTCACGTAGTCACTTGGAGGAAAAACCCGAGCGCGTGATCGCCGCGCTACTCGACGCGTTTTACGAGGCGCTCGGCACCAAGCCGGTAGCGCCATCCATCGCGCTTGCCCACCGATGGCGTTACGCGGCTCCGGAAAATCCGTTGGATATCGGTTTCCTGTGGGATGAGGATCTGGGATTGGGGGCTGCTGGGGATTGGTGCCTGAACGCCCGAGTGGAAAATGCGTTTTTGAGCGGGTTTCTCCTCGCCGACCATCTGCTTGCCGGCCAGTCGGGCGCCGTTCAATAA
- a CDS encoding putative 4-mercaptohistidine N1-methyltransferase, giving the protein MTSYYESERALAQYLWLHYGEDSPLLPAFLEKCRWALGFPKTCASWLAEDVVRSPRRALDVGCAVGRAAFELSRSCDEVLGIDISVSFIRTANRLREGNTLRYELPIEGDLSAELEARMPNEARPECVRFVVGDAMALDGLGEFDLVLAANLLCRLPEPKRFLARLSSIVRPGGRLLLTTPASWLEQYTPRENWIGGFLGAHGPVQTFEGVCSALHADFELVKRGDLPLLIPEHARKYELIFAEATLWSRRA; this is encoded by the coding sequence GTGACCTCGTACTACGAATCGGAGCGCGCGCTCGCTCAGTATCTCTGGCTGCATTACGGCGAGGATTCGCCCCTTTTGCCGGCTTTTCTTGAGAAATGCCGCTGGGCGCTTGGGTTTCCGAAAACCTGCGCTTCCTGGCTTGCGGAAGACGTTGTCCGATCGCCACGCCGAGCTCTCGATGTCGGCTGTGCCGTAGGCCGAGCCGCTTTCGAGCTTTCGAGGTCATGCGATGAGGTATTGGGCATCGATATCTCGGTCTCCTTCATCAGAACGGCGAATCGACTCCGAGAGGGAAACACCCTCCGATACGAGCTTCCGATCGAAGGGGACCTGTCGGCCGAACTCGAAGCCCGCATGCCCAATGAGGCGCGTCCCGAGTGCGTCCGCTTTGTCGTGGGCGACGCGATGGCGCTAGACGGCTTGGGTGAGTTCGATCTGGTACTCGCGGCCAACCTGCTATGTCGGTTGCCCGAACCGAAACGGTTTCTTGCCCGACTTTCATCCATCGTCAGGCCCGGCGGTCGGCTGTTGTTGACCACGCCCGCCAGTTGGCTGGAACAATACACACCCCGCGAGAACTGGATCGGAGGCTTCCTCGGTGCGCACGGCCCGGTCCAGACCTTTGAGGGGGTCTGCTCCGCTCTTCATGCCGATTTCGAGCTGGTCAAGCGGGGAGATCTACCCCTCCTCATCCCCGAACACGCGCGAAAATATGAATTGATTTTCGCCGAAGCGACCCTTTGGTCTCGACGCGCTTGA